AATGGGGAGTTTATAGTCCTGCCGGAAACTAACACCATAAAACTAAAACTTATTGACGGCACATCTGATGAGCCTGACCCGGAAAATCCGACCAATTTTTATAAACTTAATTTCAAAACTTATTTTATGAACCTTGATTTAGCGCAAATGCAAAAAAAATCTGATATCCAGAAGAAACCAAAGGACATGACCATCAAAGAACTGCAAAGTGAAATAGCAAGGCTTGAGAAAGAAAAAATAGACCCTGCGCCGCTTTTAACAGAGATAAATGAGAAAATCGCGCTTGCCTTTTCCTGCCTTGTGTTTATCCTGTTGGGTTCATCTACCGCGATCATTACCAGAAGAAGAGAGAAAAGCATAAATTTCGGGATTGCTTTTTTAATCGTGGGGCTGTATTACATTCTTTTGATCGGCTCCGAAGCGTTAAGCCTGCAAGGGTATATAAATCCCATGCTTGCCATGTGGTTACCCAATATCATACTTGGGACAGTTGGAGCTATCCTAACTTATAGGTTATGCGCATATTAGACCGCTATATCTTAAAATCCGTATTAAGCATGTTCGCGGGATGCATCCTTGCTTTTAGTTTTCTCTATGTGATCATTGATATTTTTACCATCCTTGAAGATATCTTAAAACAAAAAACCTCTATCATCCTGCTTGTTAAATATTACCTGTCTTTTATGCCATATATTTTTGTGCAGGTTTCCCCCTTTGCCGGCCTATTAAGTACCCTCTATACTTTCGGAAAATTAAACCGTGACAATGAAGTTATCGCCATGCGCTCATCCGGGTTAAGCATTATTAGCATCACCAAGACCGTGCTTATTTTTGGGCTGATCTCAAGCTTGGCAGTATTTTTGATTAACGACCGGATTGTGCCGCACGCCTTGGCAGAAAAACAAAGCCTCAAAGAAAGTATCGAAAAGGGCTCTAATAAGAAAGTTGATGCCAACCTGCCGCTATACAACTTCTCTATGTACGGGCTTAAAAACCGCCTCTTTTTCGTCAACAGCTTTTCTCTGGCAACAAATACCATGGAGGGAATCACCATACTTGAACATGACGAAAAGCAAAACATCACCCGCAAGATCATCGCCGAAAAAGGCGTGTTCCAGGACGGATTCTGGACATTTTATAAAAGTATCACCTATGACTTTGACCAAAATGGACAAATCAAAAATGAACCCTCTTTTTTAAGCGAAGAAATTATGACCATCCCCGAGACCCCGAAGGATTTCATAAATCAAAGACAGGTGCCGGAATTAATGACTTCCTCGCAATTATCCAGTTACCTCTGGAGGCTTTCTAAAAGTGGCGCCATAGGCGCAATACGAAACTTAAAGATAGACCTTTACGAAAGATACGCCTCAAGCCTGACGAATATAATTATAATTCTTCTGGGGATACCGTTTGCCTTAATCATGAGAAGAAAAGCAACCGGCTTGTCTTCTTTAGGATTATCTCTTGCGATGGGATTTTTATATTATGTAGTTAACGCGGTAAGTATTGCCCTGGGCAAAGGCGGGTTTTTGCCTGCCTTTGCGGCTGTATCTCTAAGCCACATCTTAGCAGCGGCCTTTAGCATATATCTTATTTCAAAACTTCCTTAAATATACACTCTGGGGATGCGGCTTCCTAAACCACAAACAATTTCATAGGGTATTGTGCCGGATAAATTTGCCAGCTCTTCGGTAGTAATAGTATTCTTACCTTGAGACCCGATAAAAACCACTTCCTCGCCGATCTTTACCGTAGCGTTACCGACATCCACCATAATCTGATCCATGCAGATCCTTCCGCTTATCTTAAACTTTCTGCCGCCGATTAATACCGGGGCCAGATTAGAAAGATTGCGCGGATATCCATCACCATAACCAATAGGAAGATTAACAATAGTAGAATTCTTGTCGGTAACATAGGTATAACCATAACTTATGCCATATCCTTTGGGCACGCGCTTAGCATAGACTATTTTTGATTTTAAACTTAACACTGGTTTTAGATTAATGGATAAGTTTTCATCCGGATAAAGCCCGTAAAGGACTAAGCCGGGCCTGACCATGTTAAAATGGCTTTGCTTGTAGGCGGCAATGCCCATACTATTTGCCGCATGCACAAGCGGGATATTTATTTTACTATGCTCTAACCTTCGTATTAAAGCCTCAAAGGTTCTGGCCTGATGCAAGGTAAAATCACGGTTAACATCCGCAAGGGACAAATGCGTGAAAATACCCTCTATCTCAAGCTGTGATAGCCTCTTTAACCTGCACACAAAATCATAGGCCTGTTTGCATAAAACACCGAGTCTGCCCATGCCGGTATCTACTTTTACGTGCACCTTTACTTTGCGCGATTTAAGAAAAGCAGCCTTATTTAATGCGCGGGCAAAATCATAATCACAAAGCGTCTGGCTTAAATTGTATTTTAAGATAGGTGCAATATCGCCTTTAAGCGGCACGCCTAAAATAAGTATAGGCGACTTTATGCCTTTTTCTCTTAACAAAATCCCCTCGTCAATAGAAGCCACGCTTAGATAATCAACTGCCGAAGCTTCCAATTTCTTGGCCACAGGAATAAGCCCATGGCCATAGGCATCTGCTTTAACGCAAGCCATGACCTTAACATATCCTGGTATAATACTTTTAATCTCAAGCAAATTATGCTTAAGATTATTAAGATTAATTTCCGCCCATGTAGGACGGTACCCTATAGAGTTATGCATAATTTTCAGCTTTCAGCTATCAGCTTTCAGCTATCAGCAAAACTAAAACCAAAACTAAAACCAAAAAAATAAAACTAAAAGTTAGTTTCGGTTTAGTATTTAGTTTTTAGCTGACGGCTGATAGCTGACAGCTGACGGCTTTCTTATTTGGCATTCCTTGGGATACAAATAAATCGGCTTTATCCCAAATGAATCCGTGAATTGCTTACACTGCAATTTTTCCTGCGCTACCTGGACAAGATAACGCGGCTTAATCCCCCACCAATCCTTATCCAGAAAAAAGCTCTTATGGACAGAGGCCTGAAATTGTTTTTGATACAGAGAAAGCCCGTCCCCCACAAACAAACTGGGGCCTTTTATTTTAAGGCATAACTCTTCCGGAGTAACAAGCATATAATTTGACGATCTCTTAAAAACTTTGTGGTTTTGATAAATAGCTGCGTAGACCATGCCTCGCCTGGCATCCATAACCGGAACAATCTGGATATTTCTTTCTTTGTCCGCTGCGGCTTTTGCCAAGACATCCAGCCCGCAAAGCCCAATAACCGGCTTATCCAAAGAAAACGCGATGCCTTTTATAAACGACAAGCCAATGCGGATACCGGTAAAAGACCCGGGCCCCAGATTTGCCGCCAAATAATCCAAATCTTCCCATTCCCAATTAAGACTTGTCAGGATTTGTGACAAAATATGCGTAATATTCTCAGAAAGTTTTACCCCGGTATAAAGACGGTATTCATAGATCTTTTCACCATCTAAAATACCCACAGAAAAAAAGTTAGTGCTTGTATCAATAGCAAGTATTTTCATATCTTAAATTCCCGTAGTAATTCCTGATAGCGCGCGCCTTTTGCGCTAAATAAGATCTGCCGAGATGTGTTCCCTGTTATCTTTAATTCTACCAGAAGGCATTCTTTTGGAAAGATCTTTCCTAATCGTTCTGGCCATTCAATCAAAGTAACCGCATCATCATAAAAATACTCTTCATAGCCGATATCGGCTATATCTTTTATCTTATCCAAGCGGTATAAATCAAAGTGATTAAGCGGTATTTTACCAGATAAATACTGCTGCATAATTACAAAGGTGGGGCTGGTGACAGCGTTTTTTATGCTTAAGCCTTTTGCCACGCCTTTGGCAAAAACAGTCTTACCGGCTCCTAAATTTCCTTTCAAACAGATAATATCTGCTTTCTTCAAGAAACCCGCCAACCGCCCTGCGATAGAAAGTGTCTTCTTAAAGGAAGAGGAATTCAATTTAAACTTAGAAATGCCGATAGCCTTGTGGTTGTATATTTTTTTCATCTTGGTTATTTAAAATAAGCTTTATTCTTTCCTTCAAACAATTTATTTCACCAATAGGGTAAAAACAAAATTTATCCTGACGCATAAGTTTCTTGGCGCAATCAGAGTCCACAGTAAACAATAGCTCAAAATCCTCTCCATCTGTCAAAGAAGCTTTAAAATCCTTGGCCTGACTGGATACGGGAACAAGGTCCTGATAAAGCACTGCCCCTTTTTTACTCTGCTTTAAGATGTGGCCTAAGTCCTGGAGAAGGCCGTCAGAAATATCAATCATGGAATGAACCTTAAAATTCTCGGCTAAAAACCTTGCCTCTTTTAAGCGCGGGATAAATTTAAGGTGCTTTCCCTTGATTGATCCGCCTAAACTGCCGGTAGTAAAAATAATGTCCTTGTCGCGCGCTGCGCTTCTTAAAACAAGGCTATTCTTTTCAACCCTGCCGATCATACTTACATCTATAACTACTTTTTGGCTTTTGCTGATATCGCCTCCGACAAGATTTACTCCATACTCTTTACATGCGGCAATAATGCCTTTGGTCAAACGGTCAACTTTATCAAGCGAAAGATCTTTTGGCAGGCCTAAAGAAATAACACAATGCTGCGGGACACCACAACAAGAAGCAATGTCGCTTATAGAAACACAAACCGCTTTTCTGCCTACCCAATAAAAATCTGTGCCTTTTAAGAAATCCACGCCCTCTACAAGCATGTCACAAGTAAAAAGCTGGTATGATTTTTTGTCAAACTCTAATACCGCGCAATCATCGCCAGAACCAACGATAACTGATGTATCGGTTTTAATAGATTTCCTGATCCTATCTATCAAACCAAACTCGCCCAGCTTACTTATCTGCATATTTTTCTATGTTAAGTTTATATAACGGCTTGATAATTCCCCTGTCGGTAATAATCGCGGTTATTAAGTTATTAGGGGTTACATCAAATGCCGGATTCCAGAATTTTATTCCCTTGGCGGTAACTTGATTCTTAAAAAACAGGCTAGATACTTCTTCATGGCTTCTTTCTTCAATCAATATATCCATACCGGTTTTTATATCCAGATCAAAAGTGGAAAACGGCGCGGCAGCATAAAATGGTATCTTGTGATACTTTGCCAAAACTGCCAAGCTGTAAGTGCCGATTTTATTAGCAGTGTCCCCATTTAGGGCAATTCTATCCGCCCCGACAATCACCTTATCCACCGAACCGCTTTTCATAAGACTTGCCGCCATACTATCGCAGATAAGCGTAACATCAATACCGCTTCGTTTTAATTCCCAAGTGGTAAGCCGCGCCCCTTGTAAAAGGGGACGGGTTTCACAGGCAAAGACTTTTATATTCTTCCCCTGCTCATGGCTTTTATAAATTACGCCTAAGGCAGTTCCATAATCAATGGTCGCTAAGATTCCGGTATTACAAATAGTAAGAATGCGCTCATTTTTCTTAACCAGACTTGCGCCATAAGCGCCTATCCTGCGGCAAGATGCTCTATCCTCTTCTATAACCTTGTTTGCTTCCTGAAAAAGCGTCTTCTTTATTTTTTCTACTGACAAATGTTTAGCTTTATCAGAGACGCAAAGCATTCTCTCTAAACCCCAGAAAAGATTGCGCGCAGTAGGCCGTGAAGAAGCTAAATAATTAACCACTGATTTTAATTCTTTGTAAAATTGCGCGTAATCCTTGGCTTTGGAATCTTTAATCCCTAAATATACGCCTAAACAGGCGCTTGCGCCCAAAGCCGGTGCCCCACGCACCTTTAATTCCTTAATCGCCTGCCAAAGGACTTTGATATTCTTAATATCAATATACTTAAACTCTCCCGGCAAAAGAGTCTGATCGATCATGCGAATCCGGTTATTCTTCCATTCAATCGTACGAATACCCATATTAATACCTCCATAATCACATGTTGTCACAAAGTCACAGATCACAGGACATAATAAAGCGTAAAGCTAAAAGCGCAAAACTAAAAACTATAGCGTAAAATTAAAAACTTTTAAATCTTGAATTATGGTTTTACCTGCCTACCGGCAGGCAGGCCAAATAAATTCCAAATTTTAAATCCCAAACAAATTCAAAATCCCAAATCCAAAACTAGCGCGCAAAATCACAGGACACAATAAAGCGTAAAGCTAAAAGCGCAAAACTAAAAACTATAGCGGAAAATTAAGAACTTGCTTATCATATTTTTTAACGTTTGGCTTGGCTGTGTTTTTGTAAGCTCAAAGACCAATCAACCTAGCCAACAAACTCTTCTTTACCTTAACCGCGGCCTTGGGACAGACTTCCTGACAACAGAAACAAGCGATACATTTCTTATAATCAAAGCACATCTTAGTATTCTCAAAAATTATTACCTGCTTCGGACAGGCTTTAATGCAAGCAAAACACTGGATACACTTAGAAGCATCAATATAAGGACGATATTTTATAAAGCTCATAATGAATCTTGCCACAGGCTCTGGCAATTTCTGACTCATGGCAGTCTTAGGAAGAAGAAACTTCCTGCCAATAACTTTCTCTAAAGGCTCACCTAAGACTTGAATATCGCTTTTTACAAAATCAAGCATCCCGATTCTTTTTGCCTCTTTATTTACTGGAACCGACAACGGGTCAATACCCATAATAAGCGCTAATATATAATCCACAGCCAAGGCATCAGATCCTGCAACAATAATTTTCTCTTGCCTTAATTTTCCGCTTGTTGCCGGGCCATCACCCTCCATCGCCACAATCCCATCAACGATATTGATCACCGGATTTGCGCTTTTATAAATATCCAATAACATGGCGGCAAAATCACTGGGACGGAAATATTTCTTGTGTAATTCAGTTTTAAAGCTTCCGCAAACTAAACCAAAAAGATTTTTTACTGCCGCGGTCATCAGCATCATCCCATGCGTTTTAAATTTAGGAATGTTAATAATATAATCGCAATCCCCAATCCAAGCAGTCAACGGTATATTATTATAAAAACGCTTGGGCCCAAATAACACAAGCTCTACGCCCTCTTCTTTACAAACACGCGTTATCCCTGATTGAGCATAAACCTCATTCACATTATTAATATATTTTCCCCAGGCGCTTGGGCTATCCCCTGCTACTATCCGGCATTCAAGCGGCTTCAAGAGGCGGATCACCGCGCGCAATACTTCCGGGTGCGTGGTAATGCCGGATTCTGGGCTAGCGGACATTAAAACATTTGGTTTTAATAAGACCGTGGATTTTGGCTTAATCAAAGATTCTATCCCGCCTAAAAGCTTCACGGATTTGTTAACCGCTTCTTGCACTAATTCAGGAGTATAATCTTTGCAAGAAACAATGGAAACTTTATGCTTTGTCATATTCAACCTTTTATGCCAAAGAAATTCTTGGCTTGCCTTGTAGTTATTTCCCCTACTTCTTCAGGGCCAACGCCTTTAATCTTTGCGATTTCTTCTGCCACATAAACCACATTTGCTGGTTCGTTTCTTTTACCGCGCAAACCCTCTGGCGACAGATACGGCGCGTCAGTCTCCAAAAACATTCTTTCTAAAGGGCAAAATTTCACCAAATCGCGCAGATCTTGCGCTTTCTTATAAGTAATATTGCAGGTAAAAGAAACATAAAACCCCAAATCCAAACATTTATCCAAAAAATCTTTGCCTCCGGCAAAACAATGCACCACTGCCCTCAAGGGCATATACTTTTTTAATAAGGAAATTGTTTCCTCCTGCGCAGAACGAGAGTGGATAACTAACGGTAAATTTAATTCTTTGGATAGGTTAACTTGCGCGATAAAGGCTTCTTCTTGTTTTTTGGGATTAGATAAATTTCGGTAAAAATCAAGGCCCGTTTCTCCGATAGCAACAACTTTATCATTTGATGCTAAAACCTTAAGTTCAGCCAAAGAAGAAGCGTCAAAGCTATTTGCATCGTGCGGATGCACGCCAACAGAAGCGTAAACAAAATCGTTTTTCTTGCAAAGCTCTACTGCTCTTTTAGAAGCATCTAAATCTGAACCAACATTAATAATATACTTAACATCTCTTTCAAGCGCGCGCCTAATAACATCAAGCCTGTCACTATCAAAATCAGAAAAATCCAAATGCGCGTGCGTATCTATATACATTTATTTTTTCTTTATATCTATTCTTGGGAAAAGCGGTTCGCCTTTTTTGATTTCCTTATCGCCAAACTGTTCCCTT
This genomic window from Candidatus Omnitrophota bacterium contains:
- a CDS encoding LptF/LptG family permease, which produces MRILDRYILKSVLSMFAGCILAFSFLYVIIDIFTILEDILKQKTSIILLVKYYLSFMPYIFVQVSPFAGLLSTLYTFGKLNRDNEVIAMRSSGLSIISITKTVLIFGLISSLAVFLINDRIVPHALAEKQSLKESIEKGSNKKVDANLPLYNFSMYGLKNRLFFVNSFSLATNTMEGITILEHDEKQNITRKIIAEKGVFQDGFWTFYKSITYDFDQNGQIKNEPSFLSEEIMTIPETPKDFINQRQVPELMTSSQLSSYLWRLSKSGAIGAIRNLKIDLYERYASSLTNIIIILLGIPFALIMRRKATGLSSLGLSLAMGFLYYVVNAVSIALGKGGFLPAFAAVSLSHILAAAFSIYLISKLP
- the alr gene encoding alanine racemase; its protein translation is MHNSIGYRPTWAEINLNNLKHNLLEIKSIIPGYVKVMACVKADAYGHGLIPVAKKLEASAVDYLSVASIDEGILLREKGIKSPILILGVPLKGDIAPILKYNLSQTLCDYDFARALNKAAFLKSRKVKVHVKVDTGMGRLGVLCKQAYDFVCRLKRLSQLEIEGIFTHLSLADVNRDFTLHQARTFEALIRRLEHSKINIPLVHAANSMGIAAYKQSHFNMVRPGLVLYGLYPDENLSINLKPVLSLKSKIVYAKRVPKGYGISYGYTYVTDKNSTIVNLPIGYGDGYPRNLSNLAPVLIGGRKFKISGRICMDQIMVDVGNATVKIGEEVVFIGSQGKNTITTEELANLSGTIPYEIVCGLGSRIPRVYI
- the tsaB gene encoding tRNA (adenosine(37)-N6)-threonylcarbamoyltransferase complex dimerization subunit type 1 TsaB, producing the protein MKILAIDTSTNFFSVGILDGEKIYEYRLYTGVKLSENITHILSQILTSLNWEWEDLDYLAANLGPGSFTGIRIGLSFIKGIAFSLDKPVIGLCGLDVLAKAAADKERNIQIVPVMDARRGMVYAAIYQNHKVFKRSSNYMLVTPEELCLKIKGPSLFVGDGLSLYQKQFQASVHKSFFLDKDWWGIKPRYLVQVAQEKLQCKQFTDSFGIKPIYLYPKECQIRKPSAVSYQPSAKN
- the tsaE gene encoding tRNA (adenosine(37)-N6)-threonylcarbamoyltransferase complex ATPase subunit type 1 TsaE encodes the protein MKKIYNHKAIGISKFKLNSSSFKKTLSIAGRLAGFLKKADIICLKGNLGAGKTVFAKGVAKGLSIKNAVTSPTFVIMQQYLSGKIPLNHFDLYRLDKIKDIADIGYEEYFYDDAVTLIEWPERLGKIFPKECLLVELKITGNTSRQILFSAKGARYQELLREFKI
- a CDS encoding thiamine-phosphate kinase — its product is MQISKLGEFGLIDRIRKSIKTDTSVIVGSGDDCAVLEFDKKSYQLFTCDMLVEGVDFLKGTDFYWVGRKAVCVSISDIASCCGVPQHCVISLGLPKDLSLDKVDRLTKGIIAACKEYGVNLVGGDISKSQKVVIDVSMIGRVEKNSLVLRSAARDKDIIFTTGSLGGSIKGKHLKFIPRLKEARFLAENFKVHSMIDISDGLLQDLGHILKQSKKGAVLYQDLVPVSSQAKDFKASLTDGEDFELLFTVDSDCAKKLMRQDKFCFYPIGEINCLKERIKLILNNQDEKNIQPQGYRHF
- the mtnA gene encoding S-methyl-5-thioribose-1-phosphate isomerase; amino-acid sequence: MRTIEWKNNRIRMIDQTLLPGEFKYIDIKNIKVLWQAIKELKVRGAPALGASACLGVYLGIKDSKAKDYAQFYKELKSVVNYLASSRPTARNLFWGLERMLCVSDKAKHLSVEKIKKTLFQEANKVIEEDRASCRRIGAYGASLVKKNERILTICNTGILATIDYGTALGVIYKSHEQGKNIKVFACETRPLLQGARLTTWELKRSGIDVTLICDSMAASLMKSGSVDKVIVGADRIALNGDTANKIGTYSLAVLAKYHKIPFYAAAPFSTFDLDIKTGMDILIEERSHEEVSSLFFKNQVTAKGIKFWNPAFDVTPNNLITAIITDRGIIKPLYKLNIEKYADK
- a CDS encoding DUF362 domain-containing protein, encoding MTKHKVSIVSCKDYTPELVQEAVNKSVKLLGGIESLIKPKSTVLLKPNVLMSASPESGITTHPEVLRAVIRLLKPLECRIVAGDSPSAWGKYINNVNEVYAQSGITRVCKEEGVELVLFGPKRFYNNIPLTAWIGDCDYIINIPKFKTHGMMLMTAAVKNLFGLVCGSFKTELHKKYFRPSDFAAMLLDIYKSANPVINIVDGIVAMEGDGPATSGKLRQEKIIVAGSDALAVDYILALIMGIDPLSVPVNKEAKRIGMLDFVKSDIQVLGEPLEKVIGRKFLLPKTAMSQKLPEPVARFIMSFIKYRPYIDASKCIQCFACIKACPKQVIIFENTKMCFDYKKCIACFCCQEVCPKAAVKVKKSLLARLIGL
- a CDS encoding TatD family hydrolase, yielding MYIDTHAHLDFSDFDSDRLDVIRRALERDVKYIINVGSDLDASKRAVELCKKNDFVYASVGVHPHDANSFDASSLAELKVLASNDKVVAIGETGLDFYRNLSNPKKQEEAFIAQVNLSKELNLPLVIHSRSAQEETISLLKKYMPLRAVVHCFAGGKDFLDKCLDLGFYVSFTCNITYKKAQDLRDLVKFCPLERMFLETDAPYLSPEGLRGKRNEPANVVYVAEEIAKIKGVGPEEVGEITTRQAKNFFGIKG